A window of the Poecile atricapillus isolate bPoeAtr1 chromosome 17, bPoeAtr1.hap1, whole genome shotgun sequence genome harbors these coding sequences:
- the TMEM220 gene encoding transmembrane protein 220 isoform X2, protein MAARLWRLCNLLMAAFFGLAAAVQVVYLVPAALTLLVSINPSITDNGVWRSLCDLHSAGCVVGTIALACSLFAYAQGNIFHEEEGRELFGLVIITIWMSLCRSSAKSPLGGVRLVAAVIFALFPFVSWLYIYVNKDMRESWPTHCKTVM, encoded by the exons ATGGCGGCGCGGCTGTGGCGGCTCTGCAATCTCCTCATGGCCGCCTTTTTCGGGCTGGCGGCCGCCGTGCAG GTTGTCTACTTAGTGCCAGCTGCCCTGACACTGCTTGTCAGCATCAACCCTTCAATAACAG acaaTGGTGTTTGGAGGAGCCTCTGTGACCTTCATTCTGCTGGCTGTGTTGTTGGGACCATTGCCTTGGCTTGCTCTTTGTTTGCTTACGCTCAAGGAAACATTTTTCACGAAGAGGAAGGCAG AGAGTTGTTTGGTCTGGTGATTATTACAATATGGATGAGTCTTTGTCGCAGTTCAGCAAA GAGTCCCCTGGGAGGAGTTCGCTTGGTTGCTGCAGTTATTTTTGCCCTCTTCCCCTTTGTTTCGTGGCTGTACATTTATGTGAACAAAGACATGCGAGAGTCTTGGCCAACACACTGCAAAACAGTGATGTAA
- the ADPRM gene encoding manganese-dependent ADP-ribose/CDP-alcohol diphosphatase produces MQAAPRVAFGVIADIQFADAEDGHDFGGCRRRYYRHSLRLLREAVRAWAGESPPIDFVLQLGDSIDGQNARRGESESALQQVLEVLGQLSVPVHHAWGNHELYNFSRARLVHTGLYSRPAGGSDGPPDSECHAYHCSPAPRLRLVVLDAYDVSTLGTDPGSLRYQESLRVLREKNPNDDLNSPTGLKEPHFVAFNGGFSQAQLDWFNEVLKFSDENQEKVIVAAHLPIHPSASNGVCLAWNYEAALAVIHSHGCVVCVLAGHLHDGAYCLDTHGVHHLTLEGLIETPPESNAFGTMYVYEDKMVLKGGGRIPDRVMHF; encoded by the exons ATGCAGGCGGCGCCGCGCGTCGCCTTCGGGGTCATCGCCGACATCCAGTTCGCGGACGCGGAGGACGGGCACGACTTCGGCGGCTGCCGGCGGCGCTACTACCGGCACAGCCTGCGCTTGCTGCGGGAGGCGGTGCGGGCGTGGGCCGGAGAGAGCCCGCCGATAGATTTCGTGCTGCAGCTGGGCGATAGCATCGACGGGCAGAACGCCCGGCGCGGCGAGTCCGAGAGCGCCttgcagcaggtgctggaggtCCTGGGGCAGCTCTCGGTGCCGGTACACCACGCGTGGGGCAACCACGAGCTCTACAACTTCAGCCGGGCCCGGCTGGTGCACACCGGGCTGTACAGCCGCCCCGCGGGGGGCTCGGACGGGCCCCCGGACAGCGAGTGCCACGCTTATCACTgcagcccggccccgcggctccGCCTCGTCGTGCTCGATGCCTACGACGTGAGCACCCTGGGCACGGACCCCGGCAGCCTCCGCTACCAGGAGTCCCTGCGGGTGCTGCGGGAGAAGAACCCCAACGATGACCTCAACAGCCCCACAG GGCTCAAAGAACCTCATTTTGTAGCATTTAATGGAGGATTTAGCCAAGCCCAGCTGGACTGGTTCAATGAAGTCCTCAAGTTCTCTGatgaaaaccaagaaaaagTTATAGTTGCGG CTCACCTGCCCATTCATCCCTCTGCTTCCAACGGGGTTTGCCTGGCCTGGAATTACGAGGCTGCCCTGGCAGTCATCCACTCGCACGGGTGTGTGGTGTGCGTCCTCGCGGGGCACCTGCACGACGGCGCCTACTGCCTGGACACGCACGGAGTGCATCACCTCACCCTGGAGGGGCTGATCGAGACGCCGCCGGAAAGTAACGCTTTTGGAACTATGTATGTCTATGAAGATAAAATGGTACTGAAGGGAGGTGGCAGAATTCCTGACAGAGTTATGCATTTCTGA
- the TMEM220 gene encoding transmembrane protein 220 isoform X1 codes for MAARLWRLCNLLMAAFFGLAAAVQVNDPDAGLWTVVYLVPAALTLLVSINPSITDNGVWRSLCDLHSAGCVVGTIALACSLFAYAQGNIFHEEEGRELFGLVIITIWMSLCRSSAKSPLGGVRLVAAVIFALFPFVSWLYIYVNKDMRESWPTHCKTVM; via the exons ATGGCGGCGCGGCTGTGGCGGCTCTGCAATCTCCTCATGGCCGCCTTTTTCGGGCTGGCGGCCGCCGTGCAG GTGAACGACCCCGACGCGGGGCTGTGGACG GTTGTCTACTTAGTGCCAGCTGCCCTGACACTGCTTGTCAGCATCAACCCTTCAATAACAG acaaTGGTGTTTGGAGGAGCCTCTGTGACCTTCATTCTGCTGGCTGTGTTGTTGGGACCATTGCCTTGGCTTGCTCTTTGTTTGCTTACGCTCAAGGAAACATTTTTCACGAAGAGGAAGGCAG AGAGTTGTTTGGTCTGGTGATTATTACAATATGGATGAGTCTTTGTCGCAGTTCAGCAAA GAGTCCCCTGGGAGGAGTTCGCTTGGTTGCTGCAGTTATTTTTGCCCTCTTCCCCTTTGTTTCGTGGCTGTACATTTATGTGAACAAAGACATGCGAGAGTCTTGGCCAACACACTGCAAAACAGTGATGTAA
- the LOC131585715 gene encoding protein SCO1 homolog, mitochondrial — translation MAGAAGLWRLGAGAVRARAGLWPLPAPAVRGWAVLPAPRSRPLSQLPPGRGPRAGSQRRLVSWRSLAATVVLGGGLLAGMKVMKRRKEEELEKERNRGIGKPLLGGPFSLISHEGQPRTSKDYIGQWVLIYFGFTHCPDICPDELEKMIAVVDEIDRIPSLPNLTPLFITIDPERDNQEAIARYVKEFSPKLVGLTGSKAQIDQVAKAYRVYYSEGPKDEDNDYIVDHTIIMYLLSPDGDFVDYYGQNKRSAEISASIAAHMRKYRS, via the exons atggcgggggcggcggggctgTGGCGGCTCGGGGCGGGCGCCGTGCGGGCCCGAGCGGGGCTGTGGCCGCTGCCGGCTCCGGCCGTGCGGGGCTGGGCGGTGCTGCCCGCTCCCCGGAGCCGCCCGCTGTCGCAGCTGCCGCCGGGCCGCGGGCCGCGGGCGGGCTCCCAGAGGCGG CTCGTGTCGTGGCGGTCACTGGCGGCCACCGTGGTGCTGGGCGGGGGGCTGCTGGCCGGCATGAAGGTGATGAAGCGGCGCAAGGAGGAAG agctggagaaggaacGAAACCGAGGCATTGGGAAGCCGCTGCTGGGAGGACCCTTCTCACTCATCAGCCACGAGGGACAGCCCAGGACCAGCAAGGACTACATTGGCCAGTGGGTGCTGATCTACTTTGGCTTCACTCACTGTCCTGACATCTGTCCTGATGAACTGGAGAAAATGATTGCAGTGGTAGACGAAATTG ATCGAATTCCATCTTTGCCTAATCTGACCCCACTCTTCATCACCATTGATCCTGAGAGGGACAACCAAGAAGCCATTGCCAGATATGTTAAAG AATTTTCTCCGAAGCTGGTCGGGTTGACTGGTAGCAAGGCACAGATTGACCAAGTGGCTAAAGCATACCGTGTGTACTACAGCGAGGGGCCCAAGGATGAGGACAATGATTACATA GTGGATCACACAATAATTATGTACCTCCTCAGCCCTGATGGTGACTTTGTGGACTACTATGGCCAGAATAAGAGGAGCGCTGAGATTTCAGCTTCTATTGCTGCACACATGAGAAAATACAGATCCTAA